Proteins encoded together in one Vitis vinifera cultivar Pinot Noir 40024 chromosome 4, ASM3070453v1 window:
- the LOC100242722 gene encoding S-adenosyl-L-methionine:benzoic acid/salicylic acid carboxyl methyltransferase 3, with protein sequence MEVAQVLCMKGGNGDTSYAKNSLVQKKVISLTKPIIEDAITNLYCNNFPASLCIADLGCSSGPNTFFAVLEVVTTVDKVGKKMGRQLPEIQVFLNDLPGNDFNTIFKSLPKFQKDLQKTMGAGAESCFVTGVPGSFYGRLFPSKSLHFVHSSYSLQWLSQVPRGLENKGNIYMASSSPPSVLKAYYEQFQSDFSMFLRCRSEELLGGGTMVLTFLGRRSEDPSSKECCYIWELLAVALNDMVSEGLIDEEKMDSFNIPQYTPSPAEVKCEVEKEGSFTINRLEVSEVNWNAYHGEFCPSDAHKDGGYNVAKLMRAVAEPLLVSHFGDGIIEEVFCRYKKIVADRMSREKTEFVNVTVSMTKRG encoded by the exons ATGGAAGTAGCTCAAGTGCTTTGCATGAAGGGAGGAAATGGGGACACCAGTTACGCAAAAAACTCATTAGTTCAG AAAAAAGTAATATCCTTGACAAAGCCTATAATCGAGGACGCCATAACAAATCTCTACTGCAACAACTTCCCGGCCAGCCTATGCATCGCAGACTTGGGCTGTTCTTCTGGACCCAACACTTTTTTTGCAGTCTTGGAAGTTGTCACTACAGTGGACAAGGTGGGGAAGAAAATGGGGCGTCAATTGCCCGAAATTCAAGTGTTTTTGAATGATCTGCCGGGAAATGATTTCAACACCATTTTCAAATCCTTGCCCAAGTTCCAAAAAGATCTTCAGAAAACAATGGGAGCAGGCGCTGAATCATGTTTTGTAACCGGAGTTCCAGGCTCTTTCTACGGCAGGCTCTTCCCCAGCAAAAGTCTCCATTTTGTCCATTCTTCTTATAGTCTCCAATGGTTGTCTCAG GTTCCTCGAGGGCTGGAGAACAAAGGGAATATTTACATGGCCAGTTCGAGCCCACCAAGCGTGCTTAAAGCATACTATGAGCAATTCCAAAGCGATTTCTCCATGTTTCTCAGGTGTCGGTCGGAGGAACTACTAGGAGGAGGGACTATGGTTTTAACATTTTTAGGAAGAAGAAGTGAAGATCCCTCTAGCAAAGAATGTTGCTATATCTGGGAGCTCTTAGCTGTGGCTCTCAATGATATGGTTTCAGAG GGGCTCATAGATGAGGAGAAGATGGATTCCTTCAATATTCCTCAATATACACCTTCCCCAGCTGAAGTAAAATGTGAGGTTGAAAAGGAAGGATCCTTCACCATAAATCGGCTGGAGGTTTCTGAAGTGAACTGGAATGCGTACCACGGTGAATTCTGCCCATCAGATGCTCATAAAGATGGTGGATACAACGTGGCCAAGTTGATGAGAGCAGTTGCAGAGCCATTGCTTGTAAGCCACTTCGGTGATGGAATAATAGAGGAAGTGTTCTGCAGGTACAAAAAGATTGTTGCTGATCGCATGTCCAGAGAGAAGACTGAATTCGTAAATGTCACGGTTTCCATGACTAAGCGTGGATGA